The Thermosipho melanesiensis BI429 sequence ATCCTCATCAGTTTTCACAAGTAAGTTATTTCCTACAAGACCTATTATGGTTCCTGTTTTCGTATCCTGATATGCTTCAATTATGCGATGTTTTTCCTTGGCATGATCTATATAATCATGGTATATAACTTCTCCATCCTTTATTATTGCAATTTTATCTGCGTATTCTTCGATTTCAAAGATTTCATGTGATGAAACCAGGACATGTTTTTCATTATCAGCGTATTCTCTCATTATTTTCATAATTTCTACCCTTATAGTTGGATCAAGGTGTTGTGTGGGTTCATCTAGTAGTAATATTTCAGCGTTAGATGAAACAGCTAAAGCGACTAAAAATAATGTTTTTAAACCTTGAGAGTATTTTTCAATCTTTTTATTTAAGTCTAAATTATACTTTATTGCAATTTTTTCAAAGACATTTTCATTCCAATTTGGGTAAAGATTAGACCAGATTTTTTTATAATCATATCCGTTAAGATTTTGAAAAATATTTCTATCTTCCGGAACGTATGCTAATTGGTGTTTCATGTTTTCAGTAAATTCTTCATTGTTGAAAAATATTTTTCCATTGTCTTTTTTTACTACATGCGATATACAATTTAGTGTAGTTGTTTTTCCAACGCCATTTGGACCTATTAATGCTAAGATTTCACCTCTATCTATTTTAAAAGAGATATTACTCAATACAATTTTGTCTTTGAATGACTTTTTTAAATTTTCAATTTTTAACATAGCTTTCACCTCCAGTGTAAGACTTATATGCAAAGTATAATAAAGCTATTGAAAAGATTGCAGAAAGAAAAACATTTCCCTGAGTAGTAGGACTTATTAGTAAGTAAGGGTTAAAGTTTGAACCAAAATTTAACTCTCCAAAACTTGTGAGAATGCCATCTAATATTAAAAAGATGATGGTAATTGCAAAGTTGTCTAACCCAAAAGATGCTGATAAGGTTGCAATTGAAAAAATAGCAGTGGAAAAAATAAGTATGAAGGTTAGTTTTTCTGGTTCTACAAGTAGAGTTGTTGAGGAAATAATAAGTATTAGAAATAAATAAGTATATAGCATAATTTCTTTTTTTGTAAAAGGGAGATAGTAGTAGGATTTGTCTTTTTTAGATTTAATTTTTGAAGCTAAAGTGAGGTTTGAAAGGAAAAATATAGAGAACATATTTGCATAAGGTATAAATAAAAGTAAAAACCAAAAAAACCAACTTCCACTTTTTTCTTTTATTATAATCTCAGCTAATGTTTCAAATTTTTTCATTTTTCCACACCTCCTCTAATATGATAAATAGTGTTTGAAGGTCAATATTTAGTTTCTTTAAATTTTTTACTATTTCTCGGATTTCATTTGTTATTTTGGGATCTATTTTTAGATTTTTATTCACAAAATAACCTATTCCCTGCTCAGAAGAAACTATTCCTTCTATTTTCAGTTTTTCAAGTGCCTTAAGAACGGTGTTAATATTAACTTGAAATATTTCTTTCAGTTTTCGAACTGTTGGAAGTTGGGCTCCTGGATTTAAGTTTCCAAGTAAAATTTCAGATTTTATCATATTTATTATTTGTATATACGCAGGAATGCCGCTATGCTTATCCACTTGTTTTAACATGCGATCACTCCTGTTCAAGAGTTAATTTTACGCCTTTAACATTTAAAGTGGCATTTTTATAATTTTTTACTTTTACATTTCCTGAAGTTCCATAAGCTGTAAAGTAAGAATTAGAATTTGAAAGATCGATATCACCGTTAATAGATGTTCCAGAAAGTTCTATTGAATCTGTCGAATTTCCAACGTTAAAATTCAAGTTCATTCCTGTCCCATTTATTACCAAAGAGTTATAGTTAATTTTTCCTTTAATATTTATTCCCGTTCCATCTACTTTGAATATTTTTCCAGAAAGAATACCGTTAATGTTGATACCCGTTCCATCAACTTCAAGAATATTTGATTCTATATTCCCTCTTAAGTTTATTCCTGTTCCATCTAGTTTGATGTATGAGCTTTTTATATTTGTATTTTCTAAATCTATGCCAGTGCTGCTTATTTCTAAATTTTCAAGTGAAGCATTTCCAAGTATTTTAGTGGAATTTGTATTTATTTTTAAACTTTTTAATTGGCTATTACCTATCTTGATAACGTAATATTTATTTACCTTATAAGTTTTTGGTATATTTATACTAATTTTAAGTTTGTTGTTTTC is a genomic window containing:
- a CDS encoding ABC transporter ATP-binding protein gives rise to the protein MLKIENLKKSFKDKIVLSNISFKIDRGEILALIGPNGVGKTTTLNCISHVVKKDNGKIFFNNEEFTENMKHQLAYVPEDRNIFQNLNGYDYKKIWSNLYPNWNENVFEKIAIKYNLDLNKKIEKYSQGLKTLFLVALAVSSNAEILLLDEPTQHLDPTIRVEIMKIMREYADNEKHVLVSSHEIFEIEEYADKIAIIKDGEVIYHDYIDHAKEKHRIIEAYQDTKTGTIIGLVGNNLLVKTDEDIGRYPKLNEIIIGYLNEKQEIKLF
- a CDS encoding GntR family transcriptional regulator; amino-acid sequence: MLKQVDKHSGIPAYIQIINMIKSEILLGNLNPGAQLPTVRKLKEIFQVNINTVLKALEKLKIEGIVSSEQGIGYFVNKNLKIDPKITNEIREIVKNLKKLNIDLQTLFIILEEVWKNEKI